atattgacgcaaaaacacaaatgcaatggcacactgcaaccagcactctgccctgcctctatgctggatgttgaatgaggcattagtgtacattttggccaaagcgtaataagccattcaccacgtcaaggtcgcctctatgagtggtccctaacactagttcctacctgttatgggccatgacagccacacaaagtccagggagcgcaggcacagcatgcacgccaggcacactctgcttttaaccccatccggtgccattacagctttcatcggatccagggatgcaagtaccaacatgcatgctgagcccactatatacttctcctggagccaaatggctactggtaggcgctatgaaagcagactccgttttatactgactttaaaaccagcctccagggcagactaactggtcaggtgtgcatgactgcatggagatcgccattcctccaatatatactacaaagaaaagaaaaaaatgtggggggttcagtcatttgtgtttttgcatttgtatctgtatttcgccatagcaatgagcacctgcatacagggttgtgctgactggaccccccacattttttctttgtagtatatattggaggaatggcgatctccatgcagtcatgcacacctgaccagttagtctgccctggaggctggttttaaagttgcatgttggtacttgcatccctggatccgatgaaagctgtaatggcactggacggggttaaaagcagagtgtgcctggcgtgcatgctgtgcctgcgctccctggactttgtgtggctgtcgtggcccatttcaggtaggaactagtgttagggaccactcatagaggcgaccttgacgtggtgagtggcttattacgctttggccaaaatgtacactaatgcctcattcaacatccagcatagaggcagggcagagtgctggttgcagtgtgccattgcatttgtgtttttgcgtttgtatctgtatttcgccatagcaatgagcacctgcatacagggttgtgctgactgaaccccccacatttttttccgtctttaatattgattggaccctgggcaaaaatttacttgggccccctggatcccgccttcccacaccttagcaggcaatcacgccttccaccacaacacacacacacaaaaaatccacacatctggtagagtacagtgaatgactgtaaatagttccagttctgaagactccagcggctcaggatcagtgctctgggcagctgggctcaggctggaagtgggcaccgctctgcaggaaggagaccagggctcgtctcaccctagcgttacagtgcaccccagcaccccacagtatgcagtatagcaccctatagtatacagcaccacacagtatgcagtatagcaccccacactatacagtaccccacagtatatagtagagcagtatagcagcccacagtatatagcaccccacagtatacaacacctcacagtatacaacacctcactgtatacagcaccccaaactatacacgatacagccccccacactatacagtacagcagtatagcactccacaatatacagctccccatactatacaggcccccccacactatacaggcccccccacactatacagccccccccccacactatacagacccccacacagtatacaggcccccacacagtatacagcccaccacacacagtatacagcccccccccacacagtatacagcccccccacacagtatacagcccccccacacagtataagtcccccctacagtatacagcccaccacacagtatacaggcccccacacagtatacagcccaccccacagtatacaggcccccccagtatacaggccccccacacagtatacagccccccacacacagtatacagccccccacacatagtatacagccccccatacagtatacagcccaccacacagtatacagcccaccacacagtatacaggcccccacacagtatacagcccaccccacagtatacaggcccccccagtatacaggcccccacacagtatacagccccccacacacagtatacagccccccacacatagtatacagccccccatacagtatacagcccaccacacagtatacaggcccccacacagtatacagccccccacacaatatacagcaccccactatacagtagtttacagtatattacataacagcccctgtcacctttttctgatgtaatcttcacacaaaaaagctccacagttaacttctgcaacactcctgctaggacctgtgatgacctcatagccatgtgaccagtaattgctaggttactggtcacatggtggtgatatcatctaaggtcctagatcacaacgttaaagtacacagacagcttgacacccggggcagtagctagcagggctcaagaggcagctgccttgggcccccaggagcaactgggccctgggcagctgccccttggtaaagacggccctgcacagAGCGTTAGCGTAAAATCTGTAGATTGTGACTGTGGAGAGAAAATGACCCCGGCTGTTCTCCTCTAGTCTTTACTCAATGACATTTTGCATATAAATCTGCTCACAATAATGGAAACATTGACATCTACTTACAAGAACCTCCCCGAAGATCAGGAAATTGTAATGCACTGTACGATGAGCCAATATAGCAGACCTTTTTGCTCGGGTGAGGATTATAAGCAGCTTATAAACTATTATTAAAGGGCATGTGTCATCAGATTTATACCTATGACAATGGGTGCCCTGTATCATATGCACATGGCAGCTGAAGGCTACaatcagcctctaggagcaacaggggtgttaaagttacacctagaggctcagatctctctgcaactgccgcaccttctgcactttgactgacaggaccAGGTAAGATgctatttagggtccattcacacgtccgcgctTTGGGTCCGGATCtgtgtgcggacccattaattttcaatggggacagaaaacactgtgtgctgtccgcatccgcatttcgggTCTGCGGCCCCGAACTTTCGGTccacggctccggaaaaaaatagaacatgtcctacgtgGTGGAAAAATCGCTGGACTTTGGAAGGCGGCTGGATCGCTGTTGGTGAGGATGTTTGAGGTCGGCACTGCCATGATGACACGGCGTGCATCACCCAGGCAGTATGCGCCAGATATACGCCACCTAACTTTGTTTTGGCGCCAAAATACGATATATAATTGCATCAGGTCAGTTTACCTCCTCCCCCTGATCACGTCCACAGGTGAGCCCAGTGGGGACTGATATTTGGTTCTCCATTTTTGCTTGATTTTTCCTACCTTTTTTTAGGATGGGACGTCCCTCTCTTATATGAGCATGACTATGGGATATCGGTTCggtgatattatatttatatttacaatTGGTCTCACCTgtgcattagtgttgatcgcgaatattctaatcgcaaatttttatcgcaaatatcggcacttcgagaattcacaaagatgtagaatatagtgctatatcttcgtaatcgggaatattttagatttttttttcatcagtaacctcccttcttgcttgtgggccaatgagaaggctgcaatatctttgtcagagcttagcaacatccctagcaaccaataggaaagctgcctgcccctttactatataagagcctccccagcagccattttctgctgttttttgcagttctgagagagaaagagcaacgacattgctgtgctctgtgctttcatctggatcctattccttatccaattacattagatagttagttagctcatatatatatatatatatatatatatatatatatatataatacagatagtcagtgtagtaagatagtgatatagtgtagctggttccagtgcagggtgttaggtagtgtgataggaattactgtttctctgctctccatacatacatgctacagacatagtgctgtgatgtcacaacaatacttagcgcACCaaacagtaatatctactcagacctgataaaatgtgaagttgcgtgtattgcgcaaaaaatatgcgcatcattagtgccgattttgattgcgaaaataatgactggagatcacgaattctagaattcgcaaatttattgtgaatattatgtgaaaaatgtgctaaatatcgtgaaaacgaatattgcctatgcccctCATCACTACTGTGCATGTATAACATTCTTTTCAGGGGCAGTAAGGTTTGGGGGCCTGTGGTTCCATATAGCATTTTAGATCACTGTCACCTATGTTTGACATTGTTATCCCCTATTTACTGCTTTTATcatattttttgtaataaaatgtaaaaaaaaattatatctattGCATGGGCATGTCTTTTTTGGTCCCGGTTTAGGGAACAATCTTGTAGGTCTTATATTGTACGCATATATGCCCTTTTACAATATTGTATGAGGCTTTTGTGTTCTTGCTTTGTTCTTGTAGATGTCTTCTAACATTATGTAATACAGGCACCGTTACTGCTCGTCCGTATTATATCTGTAAGGCAAGATCCCTAGTCTCCAACTCTCACTAACCTATTCACATGGGTGATAAGCTCAGCACAGTCCTGTCCTACTGCTGGTGTCATTCTCATGGTTTAATTAGCTATGAGATACCTGACCCCATCTACTTTATGATAGGACTCATACTAACAGGCATAGAGCGTAAATGCTATGAATGGATCAAATTATTTTAAGAACCTTATTAACACAAAAAGATGAAATATAATTAGTATTTTACCTCAGAGTCTGCAGGTTATGTAATCCTGGAGCAAGTCTTTCTAATCCTTCATTGTCTAAGGAACATCCATATAGATAGAGTTTTTctatatttgtgcaggtgtccaGAATAAATGCCAACACTGTGCAGTCTAGAGCCGACATACGAACATGAGAGAAGTCAAGACTTCTGTGTGATTGTAGCGATTCCAGCACCAGAGCCTTATTCCGGGATTCATACAGATAGAAAAATGTACTGAGAAGACGCCGCTTGTTGTCCTTACTTTCCATTGGCCTCTCTTCTAGAATAAAGTTCTTTAGCCAAGTGATGACATCTATAGATGTATGAACTGCTTGTCTGTTCAGGTATCCAGTTAGCATTGACCTGGTGGAGCCGTCTGATAGACCACACAGGAAACGGAGAAACATCTCACCTCGTCCATCAGGATAGGATTTGGCATCTTTTAGTGATTTCTGTAACTTCTCAGGAGAATAATCTACATAATGCACCAAGGCAGAGAAGAATTCCTGAACTGTGAGATGTAAGAAGGAATAGGACACAGGTTCCCCCGATTCCATCAGAAAACTTGATAAGAGCTTTGACTTATTGTCCACATGGAAACAATCAAGATCTCGTTCATCAAAGATAATCCTGTGATTCATGACTCCATGTTCTGCCATCCATCCCATGGACTGCAGGATCTTCTGAGCGTCACTTTTGtgcaggctgtgattggacagGATGTTGGCGACAAATATCGCAAAGAGCTGGGTGACGGTTTTGGGTAATAATGACATTGGCTGATCTCTACTTGTTGGCTGGAAGCTCCTGGATAATACTGTACAGATGATCCAGCAGTAGGACGGGAGGTAACAGAACGTGTACAGGGTGTCATTCTGCTTCACATAATTAAAAGCCTTTTCCGCCAGTTCAGGGTTGGAGTAGAAATTGTCAAAGTACATCCGTCGTTCTTCTGGTAAAAACCCAATAATTTGTACTATTCGCTGAAAAACTCTACAATCAATTAATGCCAATCTGGTTGGACGATTGGTCATTAGGACAGAACAACCATCAAGAAGAGACTTTCTCACCAAACTAACCACAATCTGACCACAAGGTTCAGGCAGATAAGGATTAGAGCACAAGTGACGTGATGTGAAATCCATGTTATGAAGACTTTCATCTAAACCATCAAATATAAAGAGAAGTTTTTCTGGTTCCTGTAAGATGTTACTAAGCTGCTCCTCCAGATATGGGTACTGATGAAGGATTAGAGTGTCCAGACTAACTTTATCCAGTCTGTTGAGTTCTCGGAATTTGAAGAAAAAGATAAAGGAGAATCTTTGATAGAGATCCCCCTTCACCCAGTCATAGACAACCTTCTGCATCAGTGTGGTCTTCCCTGCACCGGGCACTCCACACACCATTACCATACGTGGCACTTGTTTGGAACGGTGGCACCAGCGGAACAGTTTGTTGGGGGAAATGAGTAGTAATTCATTGTGTTTTCTCTTTAAGTATTCCTCATGTTTTACCCCGGTCTCTATGAGCTCATTCTGAGAGCGTTCTCTGAAGTGATCAGTGGAGACAATGATGAGGTTGACATAACGTGTAGAGAATGGAAAACTCTCCTCTCGCTGGTCACATCTTGGAGGTTTGTTCTCTAGAAGTTTCTCAGTTCTTTCATGTAAATGTTTCTTGTGACGGATCTGGAAATCTATAGAGAATAAGAAAATAAAGGTCAAAGACCAGACACAAAATTAAAGAAATACCTTTAGTGAGTAATTTGGGGTCGTGAAAATAGTCTCTATAAACGGTATGTGTTACAGTATGTCTTGATGGACAAGCACTGTAGACAGTAAATGAGTATCTGAAGATACTTataaaaaatttagaaataaCATCCTTAGTTCAGAAAAAGAAAGCAAACTATTACCTGCTCCCATATGTGCTACAGTGGAGATACCTTTAGACTCCCAAAGACAGAGGTCCGTTGACAGCAAGTGGAAGTTTATTCCTAATCACTGGGCATTTGATCCACAATAGTAAACCTGCT
This portion of the Bufo gargarizans isolate SCDJY-AF-19 unplaced genomic scaffold, ASM1485885v1 fragScaff_scaffold_322_pilon, whole genome shotgun sequence genome encodes:
- the LOC122922396 gene encoding NACHT, LRR and PYD domains-containing protein 12-like isoform X2, producing the protein MDIWDGWNIIEDDETRQFCQHLRRCEDHFLRMTYEYFQEDLLHIVENMSLPSLLRELQSRKLLDTEKYHSLEDDRRRLARTLLQDICLRGREAVIGLWVSLYVLRRRHGSPSLDAVLEELRHRGDSLVEQILLDEHGHQLSPQLKDFQIRHKKHLHERTEKLLENKPPRCDQREESFPFSTRYVNLIIVSTDHFRERSQNELIETGVKHEEYLKRKHNELLLISPNKLFRWCHRSKQVPRMVMVCGVPGAGKTTLMQKVVYDWVKGDLYQRFSFIFFFKFRELNRLDKVSLDTLILHQYPYLEEQLSNILQEPEKLLFIFDGLDESLHNMDFTSRHLCSNPYLPEPCGQIVVSLVRKSLLDGCSVLMTNRPTRLALIDCRVFQRIVQIIGFLPEERRMYFDNFYSNPELAEKAFNYVKQNDTLYTFCYLPSYCWIICTVLSRSFQPTSRDQPMSLLPKTVTQLFAIFVANILSNHSLHKSDAQKILQSMGWMAEHGVMNHRIIFDERDLDCFHVDNKSKLLSSFLMESGEPVSYSFLHLTVQEFFSALVHYVDYSPEKLQKSLKDAKSYPDGRGEMFLRFLCGLSDGSTRSMLTGYLNRQAVHTSIDVITWLKNFILEERPMESKDNKRRLLSTFFYLYESRNKALVLESLQSHRSLDFSHVRMSALDCTVLAFILDTCTNIEKLYLYGCSLDNEGLERLAPGLHNLQTLRLANNGLPDTSCIQLASVIRNNPSLKRLVLSANRLSGPHFSDLMEALSSPACRIETLRLGNNDLPDTSCIQLASVIRNNPSLKILVLSDNRLSGPHFSDLMEALSSPACRIKELRLKLLQGWCTGFRFKVLRWLTRLATAGSCFVQSGVLRSG
- the LOC122922396 gene encoding NACHT, LRR and PYD domains-containing protein 12-like isoform X3, with amino-acid sequence MDIWDGWNIIEDDETRQFCQHLRRCEDHFLRMTYEYFQEDLLHIVENMSLPSLLRELQSRKLLDTEKYHSLEDDRRRLARTLLQDICLRGREAVIGLWVSLYVLRRRHGSPSLDAVLEELRHRETIGRLNNAHTSHGSLYCILGDSLVEQILLDEHGHQLSPQLKDFQIRHKKHLHERTEKLLENKPPRCDQREESFPFSTRYVNLIIVSTDHFRERSQNELIETGVKHEEYLKRKHNELLLISPNKLFRWCHRSKQVPRMVMVCGVPGAGKTTLMQKVVYDWVKGDLYQRFSFIFFFKFRELNRLDKVSLDTLILHQYPYLEEQLSNILQEPEKLLFIFDGLDESLHNMDFTSRHLCSNPYLPEPCGQIVVSLVRKSLLDGCSVLMTNRPTRLALIDCRVFQRIVQIIGFLPEERRMYFDNFYSNPELAEKAFNYVKQNDTLYTFCYLPSYCWIICTVLSRSFQPTSRDQPMSLLPKTVTQLFAIFVANILSNHSLHKSDAQKILQSMGWMAEHGVMNHRIIFDERDLDCFHVDNKSKLLSSFLMESGEPVSYSFLHLTVQEFFSALVHYVDYSPEKLQKSLKDAKSYPDGRGEMFLRFLCGLSDGSTRSMLTGYLNRQAVHTSIDVITWLKNFILEERPMESKDNKRRLLSTFFYLYESRNKALVLESLQSHRSLDFSHVRMSALDCTVLAFILDTCTNIEKLYLYGCSLDNEGLERLAPGLHNLQTLRLANNGLPDTSCIQLASVIRNNPSLKRLVLSANRLSGPHFSDLMEALSSPACRIETLRLELNELSEEEKEALGKLEKQKPNMEIIY
- the LOC122922396 gene encoding NACHT, LRR and PYD domains-containing protein 12-like isoform X1 — translated: MDIWDGWNIIEDDETRQFCQHLRRCEDHFLRMTYEYFQEDLLHIVENMSLPSLLRELQSRKLLDTEKYHSLEDDRRRLARTLLQDICLRGREAVIGLWVSLYVLRRRHGSPSLDAVLEELRHRETIGRLNNAHTSHGSLYCILGDSLVEQILLDEHGHQLSPQLKDFQIRHKKHLHERTEKLLENKPPRCDQREESFPFSTRYVNLIIVSTDHFRERSQNELIETGVKHEEYLKRKHNELLLISPNKLFRWCHRSKQVPRMVMVCGVPGAGKTTLMQKVVYDWVKGDLYQRFSFIFFFKFRELNRLDKVSLDTLILHQYPYLEEQLSNILQEPEKLLFIFDGLDESLHNMDFTSRHLCSNPYLPEPCGQIVVSLVRKSLLDGCSVLMTNRPTRLALIDCRVFQRIVQIIGFLPEERRMYFDNFYSNPELAEKAFNYVKQNDTLYTFCYLPSYCWIICTVLSRSFQPTSRDQPMSLLPKTVTQLFAIFVANILSNHSLHKSDAQKILQSMGWMAEHGVMNHRIIFDERDLDCFHVDNKSKLLSSFLMESGEPVSYSFLHLTVQEFFSALVHYVDYSPEKLQKSLKDAKSYPDGRGEMFLRFLCGLSDGSTRSMLTGYLNRQAVHTSIDVITWLKNFILEERPMESKDNKRRLLSTFFYLYESRNKALVLESLQSHRSLDFSHVRMSALDCTVLAFILDTCTNIEKLYLYGCSLDNEGLERLAPGLHNLQTLRLANNGLPDTSCIQLASVIRNNPSLKRLVLSANRLSGPHFSDLMEALSSPACRIETLRLGNNDLPDTSCIQLASVIRNNPSLKILVLSDNRLSGPHFSDLMEALSSPACRIKELRLELNELSEEEKEALGKLEKQKPNMEIIY